A segment of the Aureimonas sp. SA4125 genome:
GCCAGAAGATCTGGTGTCCGCTCGCGCCCATGATGCGCGCGACGTTCAGATAGGACTTGCTGACACCCTCCAATTGCGCGGTCGTCGAGAGGATGATGGCGAAGAAGATGGTGATGAAGACGAGAAAGATGGCCGGCGTGTTGCCGATGCCGAACAAGAAGATCGAGACCGGAAGCCAGGCGACCGGGGAGATCGGCGTCAGGAGAAGCAGGGTCGGCATCAGGAGGTTGCGGGCCAGTTTGACGTAGTGGACCAGAGCCCCGACCGCGACACCGGCGACGAGGCCGAGGGCAAGCCCCGCCACGACCCGAAGAATCGTATAGAGCGAGGTCGCCAGGAGGCCGACCAGACCGCCATGCGAGGCGTCGGCCCCGATGCGGTTGGCATTGCTGAAATAGGACAGCGTGCGGTCCCAGTCGCTGAGGAAGAGATGCGGCGGTGGCAGCAGGAGCGGGTTGGCCCATCCCATCGCCCAGGACAGTTCCCAGAGACCGGCGAAGAGGCCGATCGAGAGAATTGTCCAGCCGGCCGAAAGGACGAGCGCGGGCGGGCGGCGCAGACTGATCCGCGCCTCGCCGGAGCGAAGTGAGGCAAAGGGAAGGGCGACCATCAAGCGGCCTTTCGTTGACAGGAGAGCATCGGCCCGGCCGATAGATCGGCCGGGCATGGAGACGCGGCGGGAAAAGCTCAGGCCGACTTGCGCTGCAGCGAGGCGTAGAGGTCCGGGTTCTCCGCGATCGCCGCTTCCAGGAAGCTCCAGTCGAAGGCGCCCTGATCCGGCAGGTTCTGCACGTAGCCGAGCTCCTTCATCGAGAGACCACGATCGATGATGAACTGGGTCTGGTTGCGCTGGTCGACGACGATCGGCTGCTTGGCGGACGCGTTGCGGGCCGCTTCCATCGTGGTCTTGTAGTAGGTGCCCACGGTGTCGGTCAGGGCAGCCTCGATGTCGGCCTCGGCCTGCGCCTGCGCCTGCATCAGCGCCTTGATGATCGCCTTCACCGCATCCGGATTGCTTTCCAGGAGCGGCGTGCGGGCGGCGAGCACGCAGTCGGAATAGCCGGGACCGTAGAGATCGGTACCGTCGGAGAGCACGGTGGCCCCCTCCCGGCTCTGCACGCACTGGGTCGCATAGGGCTCGATGTGACAGATCGCGTCGATCGCGCCGACCATGAAGGCCTGGGCGAGTTCGGGCGAGGTGTTCATGTAGCGGATGTCGACGTCGGCAAACGTCATTCCGGCGGCCTTCAGATAGTCGTAGGGCAGCACTTCCAGCGTGTCGGCCTGGAAGGTGCCGAAGGTCTTGCCGCGCAGATCCTCGGCGGTCTTGATGCCCTCGCCCGCCACGATGATGCAGCCCTGCACGCCGCCGCCGGCAACGATCTTCACCGGCGCGCCCGCATCGTAGAGCGTCATGAAGTTGGAGTAGGGAATCATCGAGATGTCGACGAGGCCGGCACCGAACATCGTGGTGATCTCGGCATTGGACGGGGTGATGACGAATTCGAGATCGACGCCGTCGGCCGTGGCCAGCCCGCGCTCCTTGGCAAGGAAAATGCCCATGTTGCAGAAGCCGGTGCCATGGGTCGCCTTGATCGTGGTTCCGGCGGCATGAGCCTCGCCGACAAGCCCCGCCAGATGCGGCGGCAAGGCCACCATCGCCGCACCGGCGGCCGTGGTCTTCAGGAAATTGCGGCGTGAAAAGTTCGCGTAGAAGTGGCCGTTACGTTCGCACATGTTCGTCTCCAAGAGTGAGATTCGGCCAAACCGCCTGGGCTCGAGCCGCATTCGCGAGGGGCACGCCAACCCGGAAGAAGCATCGCTGCTCTGCGCTTCACGTCGTCTGCCGCTTGTGCCGGAGCGACCGGCAAGGCCATGCTTTAGTGCGTGAGCGTCCCTCCTCTTGCTGATCGGCTTAGTGCCGCCTCGATGCCCGCTGCGAGCGTGAGGAGATCGTCATCGGCATGGAGCTGCCCGCAAATCTGCAGGCCGGCCGCCAGACCGGCCGCACCAAAACCGATGGGCAAGGACAGCGCGGGATGCCCGCCATGATTGATGAAGGGCGTGAAGGCCGCGTGCGCCCGTGGGCCGACAGTCCGGCCGGCGATATGGGCGGGACCCAGTTCGGTCGCCGGCCACGCAAAGCATGGAACCGTCGGTGACAGCAGCGCGTCGACGCCCCGAAGGGTCGCGTCGAGGCTTATCGTGATGGCATTCGACAGCCGAAGCGCCCTCGACACGGCGCGAGCGTCGAGCCGCAGTCCGGCGTCGATCTGGACGGCGATGTCGGGATCGAAAAGGTCTGGGTCGCGCTCGAATGCGTCGCCATAAAGATCTGCCAGCATGGCGTATTGCAGTGCCATGAGGTCGGCAGGCACGGCGCCGTCCGGCCAGGTCGGGTCGCGCCGCTCGACGGCAAAGCCGGCCTCGCGAAGTGTGGCCAGGGCTGCCTGCAGCATCGCCTCGATTTCCGGATCGACGGGCACGTCGAGGCCAAAACTCGGGGTGAAGGCGAGGCGCCGCGCAGCGGAGGGTCCCTTGGTCGAAGGGGCCCGCCGACCCGACATCGCCTCGAACAGCAGGCGGATGTCGGCGACGCTGCCGGCCATCGGGCACAGGCATTCGAGACCGATGTCGAGCGTCGGAAAGCCCGGTCCGTTCGGCACGGCGCCTCTGCTCGGCTTGAAGCCGACACAGCCGACATGGGCGGCGGGCCGGCGACTGGACCCGCCGGAATCCGTCCCGATGGCCGCCGCCACGAGCCCGCCCGCGATGGCGCTCGCACAGCCGCCGGATGATCCGCCGGGGGTCAGAGCCGGATCGAGCGGATGCCGGGTCACCCCATGCAGGGGATTGGCGGTGACGCCCTTGCAGCCGAACTCGGAACTGTTGGCGATGCCGACGACGACCGCGCCGGCCCGTTTCAGCCGGGCAACGACCTGCGCATCCTGCGGGGCGACGAAATCGGCGAAGAGCCGCGAGCCCTGCGTCACCCGCCGGCCCTCGACCCAGATAAGGTCCTTGACCACGAGCGCCACGCCGGCCAGCGGCAGTCGCCCTTCTCCCGCCCCCAGGCGCCGGTCGACCGTCTCCGCCTCCTGCAGACTCATGACCGCATCCACCGCGACGATCGCATTGAGGTCGCGTCCCGCCTCGATGCGCTCCAGCGCCTGCTCGCATTCGGCGCGCGCGCTGGAGCGCCCCGCATTGACGGCATCGGCGGTCGAGGCGAGGCTTTCACGCGTCTGCATGGGCGATCCGTGCTGCCAGCGCGGCGGGCAGGCCCTGCGATGTCTTGGCGACCGGGCGGCGAAGCAAAGCGCCTGACATCGGTACGAGGCGCACCAGAGTCTCGGCTTGTGCGATACCCGCGGCGACCTGTTCGACGAGGGGAACCGGCACTTTTTGGGCAAGCTGTCCGGCAAGGCCGGCCAGCGGCGCACCGGCAAGGATCACGACGTCGGCGCCATCCTCGCGCACGGTTGCATCGCAGAGCTTCACCAGCGCTTCCGCCTTTTCCTCCGCCACCATGTCGACCGAGCCGAAGCCGGAGGTGAGTGATCGGATGGCCGCGAGGCGGCTCGAGAGGCCGCTCGCCGCGACGCAATCTTGGTACCAATGGCCCAGCGCCGGCGCGAAGGTGACGATCGAGAAGCGCTGACCCAGCATTGCCGCCGTGTGCATCGCCGCTTCCGCCATGCCGACGACGGGCAGGTCGAACAGTTCCCGCGCCGCCCAGAGGCCGGGATCGCCAAAGGCCGCGATGAGCGCCGCGTCGTGGCCCGGGCCGTGTTCCGCCAGCATTTCGAGGACGACCGCGCCGGCCAGTTGCGCTTCCGCCCGGCCGGAAATGTAGGGAACGCCCCGGGGGGCGGTGATCGCGGTGATCTGCGTGCCGGGGGCCGCGGCACTGCGCGCGACCTGCGCCAGGCGCTCGGTGATCGAGACGGAGATGTTGGGATTGAGGAGGAGGATGCGCATCGCCCGCTCCTCAGAACTGCGCCATGCGGCGGATGCCGACAAGGCGGTCCCCCACGATCATGGCGAGCGTCGCCAAGAGGATCAGGCCGGTCGAGATCGCCGCGATCGTTGGATCGGGCCGCTCCTCGACATATTGCAGCATCTGGATCGGCAAGGTCTTCGTCCAGGCGTCGCTGAAGAAGATCGAGACCGGATAATTGTCCATCGAGGCCAGGAAGGCGAACATTCCCGACGTCATGAAAGCCGGCCCGAGGACCGGGATCAGCACCTTGCGAACGGCGCCCACATAGGAGCAGCCGAGGGTGCGGGCGGCATCGATCAGCGTGAAGTCGAACAGCGACAGCGCGCCGATCACCGTGCGCGCGACATAGGGCAGCGTGATCACGACATGCGCGAGCAGGAGGCTGACCCAGGCGTCGCGCAGGCCGAACTCGCGGAAGAACTGCAGGAGCGCGATGCCGATCACCAGGCCCGGCAGCATCAGCGGCGAGATCAGGAAGGAGATGATCGCCTCCGACCCCGGCACCCGTCCGCGGGTGAGGCCGATCGCGCACATCGTGCCGAGAACGAGGGAAATCGCGGTCGACAGCGTGGCGATCTGCACGGAGGTGACAAGAGCGGGCAGAAGACCGCGCAAGGAGCCGAGACGCTCGTACCAGCGCAGCGACCACTCCGGGGGTGGCAGCGTGAAGACCGAGGCCGAGCCGAAGGACGCCGCGACGGTGACGATCAGTGGCGTCACCATGAACAGCACCGCAAAGGCGGCGATGGCATAGACGAGGCCCGTGACGAGACGCTCGAACGCGGTCATCGCACGCCTCCCACACGCCGGGCGAGCGAACTGGCCGACAGGATGATGGCCACGGAGATGGCCAGCAGCAGCACCGCCGTCGTCGAACCCACCTGTTCGTTGCGCATGAAGAGGAAGGACCGGCCGGTGAGCGTCGCGAGCGTCTGGAAACGGTCGCCGATCAGGAGGCTCGGGATGACGTACATCGATATGGACATGGAGAAGACGAAGGCCGCTCCCGCGACGATTCCGGGCAGCGTCAGCGGCAAGGTCACCTTGATGAAGCGGTAGAGCGGCGAGGCTCCGAGGGTCGCCGCCGCCTCGGG
Coding sequences within it:
- a CDS encoding ABC transporter permease subunit: MVALPFASLRSGEARISLRRPPALVLSAGWTILSIGLFAGLWELSWAMGWANPLLLPPPHLFLSDWDRTLSYFSNANRIGADASHGGLVGLLATSLYTILRVVAGLALGLVAGVAVGALVHYVKLARNLLMPTLLLLTPISPVAWLPVSIFLFGIGNTPAIFLVFITIFFAIILSTTAQLEGVSKSYLNVARIMGASGHQIFWRVVFPAILPGLFMTLRLNLFAAWMVVLIAEAVGVGSGLGQITAVARSTFNAQLTFFTMALIGVIGFGFDWALRTVQRRMLWWVAPSTGGAR
- a CDS encoding substrate-binding domain-containing protein produces the protein MCERNGHFYANFSRRNFLKTTAAGAAMVALPPHLAGLVGEAHAAGTTIKATHGTGFCNMGIFLAKERGLATADGVDLEFVITPSNAEITTMFGAGLVDISMIPYSNFMTLYDAGAPVKIVAGGGVQGCIIVAGEGIKTAEDLRGKTFGTFQADTLEVLPYDYLKAAGMTFADVDIRYMNTSPELAQAFMVGAIDAICHIEPYATQCVQSREGATVLSDGTDLYGPGYSDCVLAARTPLLESNPDAVKAIIKALMQAQAQAEADIEAALTDTVGTYYKTTMEAARNASAKQPIVVDQRNQTQFIIDRGLSMKELGYVQNLPDQGAFDWSFLEAAIAENPDLYASLQRKSA
- a CDS encoding amidase, which gives rise to MQTRESLASTADAVNAGRSSARAECEQALERIEAGRDLNAIVAVDAVMSLQEAETVDRRLGAGEGRLPLAGVALVVKDLIWVEGRRVTQGSRLFADFVAPQDAQVVARLKRAGAVVVGIANSSEFGCKGVTANPLHGVTRHPLDPALTPGGSSGGCASAIAGGLVAAAIGTDSGGSSRRPAAHVGCVGFKPSRGAVPNGPGFPTLDIGLECLCPMAGSVADIRLLFEAMSGRRAPSTKGPSAARRLAFTPSFGLDVPVDPEIEAMLQAALATLREAGFAVERRDPTWPDGAVPADLMALQYAMLADLYGDAFERDPDLFDPDIAVQIDAGLRLDARAVSRALRLSNAITISLDATLRGVDALLSPTVPCFAWPATELGPAHIAGRTVGPRAHAAFTPFINHGGHPALSLPIGFGAAGLAAGLQICGQLHADDDLLTLAAGIEAALSRSARGGTLTH
- a CDS encoding aspartate/glutamate racemase family protein, whose product is MRILLLNPNISVSITERLAQVARSAAAPGTQITAITAPRGVPYISGRAEAQLAGAVVLEMLAEHGPGHDAALIAAFGDPGLWAARELFDLPVVGMAEAAMHTAAMLGQRFSIVTFAPALGHWYQDCVAASGLSSRLAAIRSLTSGFGSVDMVAEEKAEALVKLCDATVREDGADVVILAGAPLAGLAGQLAQKVPVPLVEQVAAGIAQAETLVRLVPMSGALLRRPVAKTSQGLPAALAARIAHADA
- a CDS encoding ABC transporter permease, with translation MTAFERLVTGLVYAIAAFAVLFMVTPLIVTVAASFGSASVFTLPPPEWSLRWYERLGSLRGLLPALVTSVQIATLSTAISLVLGTMCAIGLTRGRVPGSEAIISFLISPLMLPGLVIGIALLQFFREFGLRDAWVSLLLAHVVITLPYVARTVIGALSLFDFTLIDAARTLGCSYVGAVRKVLIPVLGPAFMTSGMFAFLASMDNYPVSIFFSDAWTKTLPIQMLQYVEERPDPTIAAISTGLILLATLAMIVGDRLVGIRRMAQF